The following are encoded together in the Pedobacter steynii genome:
- a CDS encoding FtsW/RodA/SpoVE family cell cycle protein has protein sequence MEETITKSSNRKTERKLILLATVILAALFFTLFQTLQKGFLDVDSRLESGTMININDKNPGQLIKRLLQKGYYFEDKRDISLVESVVRSGAKSFKEPIDNVGELNKSRFFIEADEAFNKGGQNFKKRVLDSRALLGYTGDDSLLFKKEKVNPAILNSETDLHQGENHISGKVIDTAGKPVSGVLIRLQMILPQDSAYTDNDDEEIAKPALKVYVRTNKDGQFAFKNLPAEQAFAVLPMQPGYQFGKSQGVQELQKDASFTFKQSPHSIRLFSARDFKILKKEKSLIVRTPQEYNQWYWIITSCFFLGFFLIHLLMTVKFPQADQLILPVIMLMTGLSFITLLSLQDPLRDRFLAKDTLSFFGMGILGITILLFIKFRKFTVDSRIYRMLLLPKSTGKANGWQWAGLSLALLSLTIIFGTGPEGSGVKVNLFGVQPSEIVKYSIILFLAGFFASNEKFITEYHTWRKRWYFFSFALTAMVIAILLYLVLGDLGPAMVICFTFIILFSFSRGDFMMMIIAIITYTFTVWFLNIWLASLITVLLVALAMVLNKKRTSESAIMIIMVIAGFLLIDQVPYLDRIIPGPVNRLTERKSIWQNPWNNEVYGGDQVANGIWAMSGGGITGQGVGEGFAKSIPEAHTDMILPAIGEDFGWAGIVAVFILFLVFLNRSINIGRQTGTPFLFYLSSGIGISMFAQFLLIAGGSTGALPLSGVALPFISYGGSSLVANMLAAGLLLSVSSIRGTAVQMEFITKQQDKNLVPALLSASVAVLLLTITVSRYIANNKKWVVQPALVADRSGLRMFSYNPRIAILMNKLEAGQLYDRNGQVLATSNPDLIRKQNSTLEESGLSYNLDSAVHKRVDRYYPFEEQAFFWVGDANTGVFNGSTNGYFAEYEHAAELRGFHTPTTSFNTIANRYREDRFLPRGVKEMTVSKRDYAALAPLLLAGVNSEEVAAFKKRNRDVKLSVDARLQTSIQQSIAQDDSLKKSRVSVVIMEDETGDVLTSAVYPLPTVKDWELLTMTTAEQNRLSGWHTNADLGFTYATQPGSTAKVLTAMAAFNKLGPSVVNKTFTVSRAERIRTKGIEPDETGTINMEKALVKSNNVYFIKLANQEHLQEDMASLYMKTGMFLRGVGGYYYNKGANNEKQEDKWLNYWRKTEFNTKPKYDPSNIRRTRAKGISGMAWGQGELIATPAAIARLVSGVANKGVLVPNRFVLKISDSLTAIQPGIKLSNDPKYAELLTDYMVKQSVNKSYTLGLKVAGKTGTPERVWKAARINDGWYVFFAQKKSGKGHIVVCIRIESTRGSSKAVLLAGKHVVPALLKLGYVSDLKEAAAKVAKTKEVKVVKTDSIEVVPTEEPEIDQ, from the coding sequence ATGGAAGAAACGATAACTAAAAGTAGTAATAGAAAAACAGAGCGTAAGCTGATTTTACTGGCAACAGTAATACTGGCAGCCTTATTCTTTACACTTTTCCAAACGCTGCAAAAAGGTTTTCTTGATGTAGATTCCCGGCTAGAAAGCGGCACCATGATCAATATCAATGATAAGAATCCGGGGCAGTTGATTAAAAGGTTATTGCAAAAAGGTTATTATTTTGAGGATAAGAGAGACATCAGCCTGGTCGAATCCGTAGTACGCAGCGGGGCAAAGTCATTTAAGGAACCTATAGATAATGTGGGTGAACTAAACAAGAGTAGGTTTTTTATAGAAGCTGATGAAGCTTTCAATAAAGGTGGACAAAATTTTAAAAAGAGAGTTCTTGATTCCAGGGCGTTATTGGGTTATACCGGTGATGATTCTCTTCTTTTCAAAAAGGAAAAGGTAAATCCTGCAATTTTGAATTCGGAAACAGATCTCCATCAGGGTGAAAATCACATCAGTGGAAAGGTGATCGATACCGCTGGAAAACCGGTTTCAGGAGTTCTGATCCGGCTACAAATGATTTTACCGCAGGACAGCGCTTATACCGATAATGACGATGAGGAAATTGCAAAACCGGCATTAAAGGTTTACGTAAGAACAAACAAAGATGGACAGTTTGCATTCAAAAATCTTCCTGCTGAGCAGGCCTTTGCGGTGCTCCCAATGCAACCTGGTTATCAATTCGGCAAATCTCAAGGTGTACAGGAATTGCAAAAAGATGCTTCCTTTACTTTTAAACAAAGTCCGCATAGCATCCGGCTTTTCTCGGCACGTGACTTTAAAATCCTCAAGAAAGAGAAATCATTAATTGTGCGTACACCGCAGGAATATAACCAATGGTACTGGATCATCACCAGTTGCTTTTTTCTAGGTTTTTTCCTGATCCACTTATTAATGACGGTCAAATTCCCTCAGGCAGATCAGCTCATTCTACCTGTAATCATGCTCATGACGGGCTTATCATTTATCACGTTATTGAGCCTGCAGGATCCCCTGCGCGATCGATTCCTGGCAAAAGATACCCTTAGTTTTTTCGGAATGGGCATCCTTGGCATAACTATCCTTCTTTTTATCAAGTTCCGGAAATTCACTGTAGATTCCCGGATTTACAGGATGCTGCTGCTCCCTAAAAGCACTGGAAAAGCAAATGGCTGGCAATGGGCAGGCCTTTCCCTGGCGCTGCTTTCCTTAACCATTATATTTGGAACCGGTCCTGAGGGTAGTGGTGTAAAAGTTAACCTTTTTGGCGTACAGCCGAGTGAAATTGTTAAGTATTCCATTATTCTATTTCTCGCTGGATTTTTCGCCAGCAATGAGAAGTTTATTACAGAATACCATACCTGGAGAAAGCGCTGGTATTTTTTCTCTTTTGCTTTAACTGCAATGGTTATCGCAATTTTACTTTACCTTGTTTTAGGGGACCTTGGACCAGCCATGGTCATCTGTTTTACCTTTATCATTCTTTTCTCTTTCTCCCGCGGGGATTTTATGATGATGATCATCGCGATCATCACCTACACCTTTACCGTATGGTTTTTAAACATCTGGCTGGCCAGTCTAATTACGGTACTTCTGGTTGCACTGGCTATGGTACTCAACAAAAAGAGAACCAGCGAATCCGCAATTATGATTATTATGGTCATTGCCGGATTCCTGCTGATAGACCAGGTTCCTTACCTTGATCGCATTATTCCAGGACCAGTTAACCGGCTTACAGAGCGTAAATCAATATGGCAGAACCCATGGAACAACGAGGTCTATGGTGGTGATCAGGTGGCCAATGGAATCTGGGCTATGTCGGGCGGTGGTATTACCGGTCAGGGTGTCGGAGAAGGTTTTGCGAAAAGCATTCCGGAAGCACATACCGATATGATCCTCCCTGCTATAGGTGAAGACTTCGGATGGGCTGGAATTGTAGCGGTATTTATCCTCTTTCTGGTCTTTTTAAACCGTTCTATTAATATCGGCAGACAAACCGGAACGCCCTTTCTGTTCTATTTAAGTTCCGGAATTGGAATCAGTATGTTTGCCCAGTTTTTATTAATCGCAGGGGGATCTACCGGGGCCCTTCCCTTATCAGGGGTAGCACTCCCGTTTATCAGTTATGGAGGCTCCTCTCTTGTTGCAAATATGCTTGCAGCCGGTTTGTTACTGTCTGTATCTTCTATCCGGGGGACAGCCGTACAAATGGAATTCATCACCAAACAACAGGATAAAAACCTGGTACCGGCGTTGTTGTCGGCCAGTGTTGCGGTGTTACTCCTTACCATAACGGTATCCAGATATATCGCCAACAATAAAAAGTGGGTGGTGCAACCTGCCCTGGTAGCCGACCGCAGTGGATTACGTATGTTCAGCTATAATCCCCGTATTGCAATCCTGATGAATAAACTCGAAGCAGGTCAGTTGTACGACAGAAATGGACAGGTACTAGCAACCAGCAATCCTGATCTGATCAGGAAGCAAAATAGCACATTAGAAGAATCCGGACTTTCTTATAATCTGGATTCAGCAGTTCATAAACGGGTAGACAGATATTATCCTTTCGAAGAACAGGCTTTCTTTTGGGTTGGTGATGCCAATACAGGCGTATTTAACGGAAGTACAAACGGGTATTTTGCAGAGTATGAACATGCAGCGGAACTCAGAGGGTTCCATACCCCTACTACTTCATTTAACACCATAGCCAACCGTTACCGTGAAGATCGTTTTCTACCAAGAGGTGTAAAAGAAATGACCGTTAGCAAACGGGATTATGCGGCATTGGCACCACTACTTCTTGCCGGTGTAAACAGTGAGGAAGTAGCCGCCTTTAAAAAGAGGAACAGAGATGTTAAATTATCAGTCGATGCGAGATTACAAACCTCTATTCAGCAATCCATTGCACAGGATGATTCTCTAAAAAAGAGTCGCGTATCTGTGGTCATTATGGAAGATGAAACTGGTGATGTACTGACCTCTGCTGTTTATCCTTTGCCTACAGTTAAAGATTGGGAACTACTCACCATGACCACCGCAGAACAAAACAGGTTATCTGGATGGCATACCAATGCTGATCTGGGTTTCACATATGCGACCCAACCTGGCTCTACGGCTAAAGTGCTAACTGCTATGGCTGCTTTTAACAAACTTGGACCATCAGTTGTTAATAAGACATTTACAGTTAGCCGTGCAGAAAGAATCCGGACCAAAGGAATAGAACCTGATGAAACAGGAACAATAAATATGGAAAAGGCCCTGGTAAAATCAAACAATGTGTACTTTATCAAACTCGCTAATCAGGAACATCTTCAGGAAGACATGGCTTCCTTATATATGAAAACAGGAATGTTTTTAAGAGGTGTAGGTGGATATTATTACAATAAAGGAGCTAACAATGAAAAGCAGGAAGATAAATGGCTCAACTATTGGAGAAAGACTGAATTTAATACTAAACCAAAATATGACCCTTCCAATATCCGTCGTACACGCGCTAAAGGAATTTCAGGAATGGCCTGGGGACAAGGTGAATTGATCGCTACTCCGGCGGCTATTGCCAGACTGGTATCTGGGGTAGCCAATAAAGGTGTACTTGTTCCAAACCGTTTTGTCTTAAAGATCAGTGACTCGCTGACCGCTATTCAGCCTGGCATCAAGCTAAGTAACGATCCGAAATATGCAGAGTTACTTACAGACTATATGGTGAAGCAAAGCGTCAATAAGTCCTATACTTTAGGACTGAAAGTTGCAGGTAAAACGGGTACACCGGAGCGGGTCTGGAAAGCGGCTAGAATAAATGACGGCTGGTATGTCTTTTTTGCACAGAAAAAGTCAGGCAAAGGACATATCGTTGTTTGTATCAGAATAGAGTCGACGAGAGGTTCCAGTAAGGCGGTTTTGCTTGCCGGAAAACATGTAGTTCCTGCCCTGCTTAAACTTGGATATGTAAGTGATTTAAAAGAAGCAGCTGCAAAAGTCGCTAAGACGAAAGAGGTTAAAGTGGTAAAAACAGACAGTATTGAGGTGGTCCCTACAGAAGAGCCCGAAATAGATCAATAA
- a CDS encoding PP2C family protein-serine/threonine phosphatase yields the protein MDNNYFGITDIGKIRDNNEDAFIAERSSANDFIIACVIDGVGGYSGGEIAAEITRKSILHYLANPEADLPLLMKEAILAADAQIIVEKQRVKGHENMACVLTLAVIDLRQNKLYYVHVGDTRLYLLRDNSLIKISKDQSFVGFMEDSGRLTEEQAMQHPKRNEINKALGFGMGMAGQEDYLETGESPFLPGDLLLLCSDGLSDMVNKKEIVSILTTDSSLREKGTQLINAANTNGGLDNITVVLVKNDNQSRIHEATKPASRPKNTITAPATVNELDIPEMQAPPKNNKNIIILLSALCLILLVACIYLFWQKYQLSYSKEPLPVKTGNGKNAQEIKLQEALHQLKGNTLILSDSIFKSPIILTESLQFEKDSLFLISKNQITIKSDSAFRGNAMIIQSANNYVYLENITFQDFNTAISSKNNALVLKNIQFKNSPNAIQTIYDLPAKGYINGKISRSSFKADSIPNTSK from the coding sequence ATGGATAATAATTATTTTGGAATAACCGATATTGGAAAAATTCGTGACAATAATGAAGATGCTTTTATTGCAGAGCGCAGTTCGGCAAATGACTTTATAATTGCTTGTGTCATTGACGGCGTTGGTGGATACTCAGGAGGTGAAATCGCAGCAGAAATTACCAGAAAATCTATACTTCATTACCTGGCTAACCCAGAAGCAGATTTGCCCCTGCTAATGAAGGAGGCTATTCTCGCTGCCGACGCACAGATTATCGTGGAAAAACAAAGGGTAAAAGGACATGAAAACATGGCTTGTGTATTGACACTGGCTGTGATTGATCTCCGTCAAAATAAGCTATATTATGTTCATGTAGGTGATACCAGATTATACCTCCTTCGCGATAACTCCTTAATAAAGATTTCAAAAGATCAATCTTTTGTTGGATTCATGGAAGACTCCGGACGACTTACTGAAGAACAGGCGATGCAACATCCCAAAAGAAATGAAATCAATAAAGCGCTTGGTTTTGGGATGGGAATGGCCGGTCAGGAAGATTACCTGGAAACAGGAGAATCTCCATTCCTTCCGGGGGATCTCTTATTATTATGCAGTGACGGCCTGTCGGATATGGTTAATAAAAAGGAAATCGTTAGCATCTTAACTACCGATAGCTCCCTGAGAGAAAAGGGTACTCAGCTCATCAACGCAGCCAATACAAACGGAGGCTTGGACAACATTACTGTCGTCCTTGTAAAAAACGACAATCAATCCAGGATCCATGAAGCTACTAAACCTGCTTCCAGGCCCAAAAACACAATCACTGCCCCGGCAACGGTCAATGAACTAGACATTCCCGAAATGCAAGCCCCGCCAAAAAACAATAAAAACATCATTATACTACTTTCAGCTCTCTGTTTGATTCTCTTAGTTGCCTGTATCTATTTATTTTGGCAAAAGTATCAGCTGAGTTATTCCAAAGAGCCCCTGCCGGTAAAAACCGGAAACGGCAAAAATGCCCAGGAGATCAAACTTCAGGAAGCCCTTCATCAGCTCAAAGGAAATACGTTAATTTTAAGTGATTCTATCTTTAAATCGCCAATCATACTTACCGAGTCTTTACAATTTGAGAAAGACTCTCTCTTCCTGATTTCTAAAAATCAAATCACCATAAAAAGTGACTCTGCATTTAGGGGCAATGCGATGATCATCCAGTCGGCAAACAATTATGTATACCTGGAAAACATCACTTTTCAGGATTTCAATACAGCCATTTCTTCAAAAAACAATGCACTGGTATTAAAAAATATACAGTTTAAAAATTCTCCTAACGCCATACAAACCATTTATGATTTACCAGCAAAGGGATATATTAACGGAAAGATCTCCCGTAGTTCGTTCAAGGCGGATTCCATACCAAATACTTCCAAATAA
- a CDS encoding DUF6929 family protein, translated as MYRFTLELLFQIIGIGSASGLFLKDNSLYVIGDNSSYFYEYEIKSSTLKRFALYDKPAENIPKKLKPDFEALTFYGDSFYLFGSGSTENRTKMFKVDADSRAVISVVDLADLYKSMQLLAGLSAENFNIEGVVYTGSYWCFFNRGNGDIGKNMVFVVHNKSLTDHPEITFKEFRLPEIGGVRAGFTDAVELDGKLYFLAAAENTNSTYNDGEVLGSMIGCIDVKTMKLDFTEKISGQHKFEGLALQHKGEQELSFMLCEDNDNDQLKADIYLLKLKR; from the coding sequence ATGTATAGGTTTACACTTGAACTGTTGTTCCAGATCATAGGAATAGGTTCAGCATCCGGTTTATTTTTGAAAGACAATTCGTTATATGTAATCGGCGATAACAGCTCGTATTTCTATGAGTACGAGATCAAGTCTTCAACGTTGAAGCGCTTTGCCTTATACGATAAGCCTGCTGAAAATATACCGAAGAAACTCAAACCTGATTTTGAAGCCCTGACTTTTTATGGAGATTCTTTTTATCTTTTCGGATCGGGTTCTACAGAAAACCGAACTAAAATGTTTAAAGTGGATGCGGATTCCAGAGCCGTAATCTCCGTTGTAGATTTAGCTGATCTTTATAAGTCTATGCAGCTATTAGCAGGATTGAGTGCAGAAAATTTTAATATTGAAGGAGTGGTTTATACCGGATCGTATTGGTGTTTTTTTAACAGGGGGAATGGAGATATAGGGAAAAACATGGTCTTTGTTGTCCATAATAAGAGTTTAACTGATCATCCGGAAATTACATTTAAGGAATTCAGGCTTCCTGAAATCGGGGGAGTCCGGGCTGGTTTTACAGATGCAGTGGAACTGGATGGCAAGCTTTATTTTCTGGCAGCAGCAGAGAACACAAACTCGACTTATAATGATGGTGAAGTTTTAGGAAGTATGATCGGTTGTATTGATGTAAAAACTATGAAGCTGGATTTTACAGAGAAAATCTCCGGCCAGCACAAATTTGAGGGACTGGCTTTGCAACATAAAGGGGAGCAGGAACTATCCTTTATGTTATGTGAAGATAATGATAATGACCAGTTAAAAGCAGATATTTATCTATTGAAGCTCAAGCGGTAA
- a CDS encoding Gfo/Idh/MocA family protein: MQEIKWGIIGCGDVTEVKSGPAFNKVSNSSLVAVMRRDAAKAQDYALRHGVPKWYTDADELINDPEINAIYIATPPAQHEAYCLLALAAGKPVYVEKPMTLNAASGRRMQAASVLYNTKLTVAHYRPAQPMFLKIKSLLDEGAIGDIRFASLQMLQPQESAIIANSATNWRLDPAISGGGLFHDLAPHQLDLMVYFFGEFDQSSGLSLNQTGKARVDDLVTGHIQFKSGVIFTGTWCFSVSAQDKTDSCEIIGSNGKISFPVFGNRVVLKKEGKEEVFVFDALEHVQQPMIEKVTAYFLGEAENPCSAAQAILSMELMDSFTYQK, from the coding sequence ATGCAAGAGATAAAATGGGGTATTATTGGTTGTGGTGATGTTACAGAAGTTAAAAGCGGACCTGCATTTAACAAAGTTTCCAATTCTTCTTTAGTGGCAGTAATGCGGAGAGATGCTGCCAAAGCACAGGATTATGCGCTTAGACATGGTGTGCCAAAGTGGTATACCGATGCAGATGAATTGATTAACGATCCGGAGATTAACGCCATTTATATCGCCACGCCACCCGCTCAGCATGAAGCTTATTGCTTACTTGCTCTTGCGGCCGGAAAACCGGTATATGTAGAAAAACCAATGACTTTAAATGCGGCGTCCGGGAGGAGAATGCAAGCTGCATCGGTATTATATAATACCAAACTTACAGTTGCACATTACCGGCCTGCCCAACCCATGTTTTTAAAGATCAAGTCTCTTCTTGATGAAGGTGCGATCGGAGATATCCGTTTTGCCAGTTTGCAGATGTTACAACCTCAGGAATCAGCAATTATTGCAAATTCAGCAACCAACTGGCGCCTGGATCCGGCAATTTCCGGAGGAGGCTTATTTCACGATCTGGCGCCTCACCAACTGGATTTGATGGTTTACTTCTTTGGTGAATTTGATCAATCCTCAGGTTTATCTTTAAATCAAACGGGAAAGGCCAGGGTCGATGATCTTGTGACCGGACATATTCAATTTAAAAGTGGAGTAATCTTTACCGGAACCTGGTGTTTTTCAGTTTCAGCACAAGACAAAACGGATAGCTGTGAAATCATCGGGTCCAATGGAAAAATCAGCTTCCCTGTATTTGGAAATAGAGTTGTGCTGAAAAAAGAAGGTAAAGAAGAAGTATTTGTTTTTGATGCATTGGAGCATGTTCAGCAGCCCATGATTGAAAAAGTAACTGCTTATTTCCTTGGTGAAGCGGAAAATCCCTGTTCTGCTGCCCAGGCTATATTATCTATGGAACTGATGGATAGCTTCACCTATCAAAAATAA
- a CDS encoding Sec-independent protein translocase subunit TatA/TatB: MLLHTPLLAALGTQEIVLILLAVLLLFGGKKIPELLGGLGKGIKEFKNGKDGVE, translated from the coding sequence ATGTTGTTGCATACTCCCCTGCTTGCCGCGCTTGGCACACAAGAAATTGTCCTTATTCTATTAGCCGTTTTATTGCTGTTTGGAGGCAAAAAGATCCCGGAACTATTGGGTGGATTAGGGAAAGGAATAAAAGAGTTTAAAAATGGGAAAGATGGTGTAGAATAA
- the tatA gene encoding twin-arginine translocase TatA/TatE family subunit, translating into MILLEFLNMGSGEILLILAVVLLLFGGKKLPELARGLGKGIRDFKDASEGVKREIHRNINVVNADDEPVSTETKEPIIPKN; encoded by the coding sequence ATGATCTTACTCGAATTTCTAAATATGGGCAGTGGTGAAATCCTGCTGATCCTCGCAGTTGTCCTGTTGTTGTTTGGAGGTAAAAAACTACCTGAACTTGCCCGTGGACTGGGGAAAGGAATCAGGGATTTCAAGGATGCTTCCGAAGGTGTAAAACGTGAAATTCACAGGAATATCAATGTTGTAAATGCAGACGATGAACCTGTAAGCACAGAAACAAAAGAACCAATTATTCCAAAAAACTAA
- a CDS encoding DUF885 domain-containing protein: protein MNKLGLLCAALVLSLAGCKNKSSETVNDSKEIASLFDSYWEKNSKLFPLDATSQGDNRYNDQLPNDGTRAFRDTLKNFYQDYLNKVEKFDREVLNDNDKLSYDVFKYDLQMKLKGLELNTWMIPAQQFFSLPLTMGQLGSGSGNQPFKTLKDYENWLGRVKGFAVWTDTAISNFRQGMAAGMVLPKPLVEKMIPQMDAMIVTDAQKSLFYDPIKNLPKDISASDKAKITALYQQAILKELVPSYQKLSTFLKNEYLSKSRSSSGISSVPAGKEIYDYNVKYWTTTNKTPEEIYQTGLSEVKRIRTEMDSVKNKVGFKGDLNAFFTYLKTDPKFTPYKTPKEVIAAFNAIYDKMKPQLQKLYHKVPKTPFEVRQTEAFRAASASAEYNPGSPDGSRPGIFYIPILDATKFNITSGMESLFLHEAIPGHHYQISLQQESKDMPKFRRFAWYGAMGEGYALYSESLGKELGLYTDPYQYMGALGDEMHRAIRLVVDVAIHTKNMSREAAIKYMMSNEAISEEAATAEVERYMALPGQALSYKIGALKIRELRAKYEKQLGAKFMIVDFHDEILKDGVMPLDVLEQKMDAWAKRINEGK, encoded by the coding sequence ATGAATAAATTAGGTCTCCTTTGTGCAGCCTTAGTCTTAAGTTTGGCGGGTTGTAAAAATAAATCTTCAGAAACAGTAAACGATTCAAAAGAAATTGCAAGCCTTTTTGATTCCTATTGGGAAAAAAATTCCAAACTGTTCCCTTTGGATGCGACTTCACAAGGAGATAACCGTTATAATGATCAGCTGCCTAACGACGGCACCAGGGCATTCCGGGATACCTTGAAAAACTTTTATCAGGACTATCTTAATAAGGTAGAGAAGTTTGACCGGGAAGTATTGAACGACAATGATAAACTAAGTTATGATGTTTTCAAATATGATCTTCAGATGAAACTGAAAGGTCTGGAGTTGAATACCTGGATGATTCCTGCGCAACAGTTCTTTTCATTGCCTTTAACGATGGGACAGCTGGGCTCCGGATCAGGAAATCAGCCTTTCAAAACGCTAAAGGATTACGAAAACTGGTTGGGACGTGTTAAAGGATTTGCGGTCTGGACGGATACAGCTATTTCTAACTTCAGACAAGGAATGGCGGCAGGTATGGTCTTGCCAAAACCTCTGGTGGAGAAGATGATTCCACAAATGGACGCAATGATCGTTACTGACGCGCAGAAAAGCTTATTCTACGATCCGATCAAAAACCTGCCAAAGGACATTTCAGCAAGTGATAAAGCAAAAATAACTGCGCTGTACCAGCAGGCCATCTTAAAAGAGCTGGTTCCGTCATATCAGAAACTGAGTACTTTTCTTAAAAACGAATACCTTTCTAAATCCAGGTCTAGCTCGGGAATTTCTTCAGTTCCGGCGGGGAAGGAAATTTATGACTATAATGTAAAGTACTGGACCACTACCAATAAAACTCCGGAGGAGATTTATCAGACCGGATTATCTGAAGTGAAAAGGATTCGCACGGAAATGGACAGCGTTAAAAATAAGGTGGGCTTTAAAGGTGATTTAAATGCATTCTTTACCTATCTGAAAACAGATCCGAAATTTACCCCATATAAAACACCAAAAGAAGTTATTGCCGCCTTTAATGCCATTTATGATAAGATGAAACCTCAGCTTCAAAAGTTATACCATAAGGTTCCTAAAACTCCTTTTGAAGTCAGACAGACTGAGGCTTTCCGCGCTGCTTCTGCAAGTGCAGAATACAATCCGGGATCTCCGGATGGATCAAGACCAGGAATCTTTTATATTCCAATCCTGGATGCAACAAAATTCAACATCACCTCAGGAATGGAGTCTTTGTTTCTTCATGAAGCCATCCCTGGCCACCATTATCAAATCTCTTTACAGCAGGAAAGTAAAGACATGCCTAAATTCAGACGCTTTGCGTGGTATGGTGCAATGGGGGAAGGTTATGCCTTATATTCAGAATCTTTGGGTAAAGAACTGGGTTTATACACCGACCCTTATCAATATATGGGGGCATTGGGTGATGAAATGCACCGTGCGATCCGTTTGGTGGTAGACGTTGCCATTCATACAAAGAACATGAGCCGTGAGGCAGCGATTAAATATATGATGAGCAACGAAGCCATCAGCGAAGAAGCAGCTACTGCGGAAGTAGAACGCTATATGGCTTTGCCGGGACAGGCATTATCTTATAAAATTGGCGCTTTAAAGATCAGAGAGTTACGTGCTAAGTACGAAAAACAGCTGGGTGCTAAATTCATGATCGTGGATTTTCATGACGAAATTTTAAAGGATGGCGTAATGCCTCTTGACGTTTTGGAACAAAAAATGGATGCATGGGCTAAGCGGATAAATGAAGGAAAGTAA
- a CDS encoding GNAT family N-acetyltransferase, translating to MFFIESKRLKLIPLTHQLLRLCQVSRPAMETSLGINISAMQIDPAYQVELHDALTNFWLPKTKEHPKQYQWYTNWEIVDKATNIAIGGIGFVGHVNENGIVEMGYVIDQRQQRNGYGTEAIQAMVDWAFQDEAVQAIIAQTAPENFPSQKVLLRNGFVQIAGTNELLAFKKKRR from the coding sequence ATGTTTTTTATAGAATCTAAACGGTTGAAATTAATTCCGTTAACTCACCAGTTACTACGTTTGTGCCAGGTCAGCAGGCCTGCCATGGAGACTTCACTGGGAATAAATATCTCTGCAATGCAAATTGATCCTGCCTATCAGGTAGAACTCCATGATGCCCTTACCAACTTCTGGCTGCCAAAAACGAAAGAACATCCTAAGCAGTATCAATGGTATACCAACTGGGAAATTGTGGATAAGGCAACCAATATCGCCATCGGCGGAATTGGCTTTGTGGGACATGTGAATGAAAACGGAATCGTAGAAATGGGCTATGTGATCGATCAACGTCAGCAAAGAAATGGTTACGGCACCGAGGCGATACAGGCGATGGTAGACTGGGCTTTCCAGGATGAGGCTGTTCAGGCAATAATCGCACAAACAGCTCCGGAAAATTTTCCTTCGCAAAAAGTGCTGCTTAGGAATGGCTTTGTACAAATCGCGGGGACTAATGAATTACTTGCTTTCAAAAAGAAGCGCAGGTAA
- a CDS encoding sterol desaturase family protein, whose product MLEAIFGWVFETWYNAFIALFIFFNTLYWSITAAGILIFRYMVRKKGLTKVPNHHLYAGQISKEIRQSMRSILVFSLQGILIQQGLKQGWFQVSYEVNWWLLLQILVLFFWNEVHFYFSHALLHTRFMMRYIHKVHHQSKEPTVFSTFSFHWIEAFLLGTVIVFPLLLFPFQALAILSLPVMSLVINLLGHCNYDFFSQYAPEHIFKFSYRHSMHHKKGKGNLGFLLPWLDKIFNTSVKNIS is encoded by the coding sequence ATGCTTGAGGCAATATTTGGTTGGGTGTTTGAAACCTGGTATAATGCTTTTATTGCATTATTCATCTTCTTCAATACGCTGTATTGGTCCATAACCGCGGCCGGGATTTTGATATTCAGGTATATGGTCCGCAAAAAAGGTTTAACCAAAGTTCCAAATCATCACCTGTATGCCGGTCAGATATCAAAAGAAATCAGACAAAGCATGCGTTCTATTTTGGTGTTCAGTCTACAGGGAATTCTAATTCAACAGGGACTTAAACAGGGGTGGTTTCAGGTCAGTTACGAGGTCAATTGGTGGCTATTGCTGCAAATCCTTGTTTTGTTTTTTTGGAATGAAGTTCATTTTTACTTTTCTCATGCTTTGCTTCATACCAGGTTCATGATGAGATATATTCATAAAGTACACCACCAGTCAAAAGAACCTACCGTGTTTTCTACATTTAGTTTTCATTGGATAGAAGCTTTTTTGCTGGGCACGGTGATTGTATTTCCTTTACTTTTATTTCCATTTCAGGCATTGGCAATTTTATCCTTGCCGGTAATGAGTCTGGTTATCAATTTGCTTGGACATTGTAATTATGATTTTTTTAGCCAATATGCACCCGAACATATATTTAAATTTTCCTATCGTCACAGCATGCATCATAAAAAGGGAAAAGGGAACCTGGGCTTCCTATTGCCCTGGCTGGACAAAATTTTTAACACTTCTGTAAAAAACATTTCATGA